The Chryseobacterium geocarposphaerae genome window below encodes:
- the rpoB gene encoding DNA-directed RNA polymerase subunit beta has protein sequence MSKTTATTRGDKRVNFSSAKGKIITPDFLDIQIESFSEFFQLDTLPEDRTNEGLYKTFQENFPITDSRNQFVLEFLDYLVDSPRYSIDECVERGLTYSVPLKARLKLYCTDPEHEDFQTVVQDVYLGPVPYMTPSGSFIINGAERVIVTQLHRSPGVFFGQTYHANGTKLYYSRIIPFKGSWMEFTTDINSVMYAYIDRKKKLPLTTLLRAIGYESDKDILQIFDLAEEVKVSKAALKKVEGRTLAARVLNTWFEDFVDEDTGEVVSIERNEIILDRETILEKEHLDLILDAGVKSILIHKENSNEFSIIQNTLQKDPTNSEKEAVEYIYRQLRNADPPDEETARGIIEKLFFSEQRYSLGEVGRYRLNKKLGLNIPTTTEVLTKEDIIAIVRHLIELVNSKAEVDDIDHLSNRRIKTVGEQLAGQFGVGLSRIARTIKERMNVRDNEIFTPLDLVNAKTLTSVINSFFGTNQLSQFMDQTNPLSEITHKRRLSALGPGGLSRERAGFEVRDVHHTHYGRICPIETPEGPNIGLISSLGIYAKINNLGFIETPYRKVEDGKIDLSADPIYLNAEDEEDKVIAQANVELNDNGEFLTDRIIARLDGDYPVVEPSQVNLIDVAPNQISGISASLIPFLEHDDANRALMGSNMMRQAVPLLKPQAPIVGTGLEQQVAKDSRILINAEGTGTVEYVDADKIVIKYERSEDEDLVSFESATKTYNLTKFRKTNQSTTITLRPNVRVGDVVEKGQVLCDGYATEDGELALGRNLVVAFMPWKGYNFEDAIVINEKVVREDWFTSIHVDEYSLEVRDTKLGMEELTADIPNVSEEATKDLDENGMIRIGAEVKPGDIMIGKITPKGESDPTPEEKLLRAIFGDKAGDVKDASLKADSSLRGVVINKKLFSRNIKDKKKRTEEKLKLEEIENTYKAKFDELRNTLIEKLNTLVSGKTSQGVKNDLDEEIIGKGVKFTHKLLTSVEDYVNVSGSDWTVDNDKNELIKQLIHNYKIKYNDIQGVKNREKFAISIGDELPAGIMKLAKVYIAKKRKLNVGDKMAGRHGNKGIVSRIVREEDMPFLEDGTPVDIVLNPLGVPSRMNIGQIYETVLGWAGKKLGLKFATPIFDGASLDQITEYTEKAGLPKFGNTYLYDGGTGERFTQPATVGVIYMLKLGHMVDDKMHARSIGPYSLITQQPLGGKAQFGGQRFGEMEVWALEAFGASNILREILTVKSDDVIGRAKTYEAIAKGESMPEPGIPESFNVLLHELQGLGLDVRLEE, from the coding sequence ATGAGTAAAACAACAGCAACAACTAGGGGGGATAAGAGAGTTAACTTCTCTTCAGCGAAAGGAAAAATTATTACTCCAGACTTCTTGGATATCCAAATTGAGTCTTTCAGTGAGTTTTTCCAGCTAGATACCCTTCCGGAAGACAGAACAAACGAAGGTTTGTATAAGACCTTCCAGGAAAATTTCCCGATTACCGATTCCAGAAACCAATTCGTATTGGAATTCTTGGATTATTTGGTGGATTCTCCACGTTATTCAATTGATGAGTGTGTGGAAAGAGGATTGACGTATTCAGTGCCTCTTAAAGCAAGACTTAAATTGTATTGTACAGACCCTGAACACGAGGATTTCCAGACTGTAGTTCAGGATGTATATTTAGGCCCTGTTCCTTATATGACGCCTAGTGGGTCTTTCATCATCAATGGTGCAGAAAGAGTTATCGTTACGCAGCTTCACCGTTCACCTGGTGTATTCTTCGGACAAACGTACCACGCAAATGGAACAAAATTGTATTATTCAAGAATTATCCCTTTCAAAGGGTCTTGGATGGAATTTACGACCGATATCAACAGCGTTATGTACGCGTATATCGACCGTAAGAAAAAATTACCACTAACTACTTTATTAAGAGCGATTGGTTACGAATCTGATAAGGATATCCTTCAGATCTTCGACCTTGCTGAGGAAGTGAAAGTTTCTAAAGCTGCCCTTAAAAAAGTTGAAGGAAGAACATTGGCTGCGAGAGTTTTGAACACTTGGTTCGAAGATTTCGTAGATGAAGATACGGGTGAGGTAGTTTCTATCGAAAGAAACGAAATCATCTTGGATAGAGAAACGATTCTTGAAAAAGAACATTTGGATCTTATTCTTGATGCTGGTGTGAAATCAATCCTTATTCACAAAGAAAACAGCAATGAATTCTCTATCATTCAGAATACATTACAAAAAGACCCTACCAACTCTGAAAAAGAGGCAGTAGAGTATATCTATCGTCAGTTAAGAAACGCAGATCCGCCAGATGAGGAAACGGCAAGAGGAATCATTGAAAAATTATTCTTCTCTGAGCAAAGATATTCTCTAGGTGAAGTAGGACGTTACAGATTGAATAAAAAATTAGGTCTTAATATCCCAACTACGACTGAAGTTCTTACAAAAGAAGATATCATCGCTATTGTAAGACACTTGATCGAGCTTGTTAACTCTAAAGCAGAAGTTGATGATATCGACCACTTATCAAACAGAAGAATCAAAACTGTTGGTGAGCAATTAGCTGGACAATTCGGTGTAGGTCTTTCAAGAATTGCAAGAACAATCAAGGAAAGAATGAACGTTAGAGATAACGAAATCTTTACTCCGCTTGATCTTGTTAATGCGAAAACATTAACATCTGTAATCAACTCGTTCTTTGGTACCAACCAGCTTTCTCAGTTTATGGACCAGACCAACCCGCTTTCAGAGATCACTCACAAGAGAAGATTATCTGCACTAGGGCCTGGAGGTTTATCAAGAGAAAGAGCAGGTTTCGAGGTTCGAGACGTTCACCATACTCACTACGGAAGAATTTGTCCGATTGAAACTCCGGAAGGACCAAACATCGGTTTGATTTCATCTCTAGGTATTTATGCTAAGATCAATAACTTAGGTTTCATCGAAACTCCATATAGAAAAGTAGAAGATGGTAAGATCGATTTATCGGCTGATCCGATTTACTTAAATGCAGAAGACGAAGAAGATAAAGTAATTGCTCAGGCGAACGTTGAACTAAACGATAACGGTGAGTTCTTAACAGACAGAATTATTGCAAGATTGGATGGTGACTACCCAGTAGTGGAGCCAAGTCAGGTAAATCTTATCGACGTAGCGCCAAACCAGATTTCGGGTATTTCTGCATCATTAATTCCATTCTTGGAGCATGATGATGCGAACCGTGCCTTGATGGGATCTAACATGATGCGTCAGGCAGTTCCTTTGTTGAAGCCACAGGCTCCAATCGTAGGTACAGGTCTGGAACAGCAAGTTGCGAAAGATTCAAGAATTTTAATTAACGCTGAAGGTACTGGTACTGTAGAGTACGTAGATGCTGACAAGATCGTTATTAAATATGAAAGAAGCGAGGATGAGGATTTAGTATCATTTGAATCTGCTACTAAAACATATAACTTAACTAAGTTTAGAAAAACTAACCAAAGTACAACTATCACGCTAAGACCAAACGTAAGAGTAGGTGATGTAGTGGAGAAAGGACAAGTACTTTGCGACGGTTATGCTACTGAAGACGGAGAATTAGCTCTTGGTAGAAACTTAGTGGTTGCGTTCATGCCTTGGAAAGGATACAACTTTGAGGATGCGATCGTAATCAACGAAAAAGTTGTACGTGAAGACTGGTTTACTTCCATCCACGTAGATGAATATTCTCTTGAGGTTCGTGATACCAAATTAGGTATGGAAGAATTAACAGCAGATATTCCAAACGTTTCTGAAGAAGCAACTAAAGATCTTGATGAAAATGGTATGATCAGAATCGGTGCTGAAGTGAAGCCTGGAGATATCATGATTGGTAAAATCACTCCAAAAGGTGAATCTGACCCGACTCCTGAAGAAAAGCTTTTAAGAGCAATCTTCGGTGACAAAGCCGGTGATGTGAAGGACGCTTCATTGAAGGCTGACTCGTCATTAAGAGGGGTTGTGATCAACAAAAAGTTGTTCTCAAGAAACATTAAAGATAAAAAGAAGAGAACTGAAGAGAAACTTAAACTTGAAGAAATTGAAAACACTTACAAGGCTAAGTTTGATGAGTTGAGAAATACTTTAATTGAAAAATTAAATACACTGGTAAGCGGTAAAACTTCTCAAGGGGTTAAAAATGACCTAGATGAAGAAATCATCGGTAAAGGTGTGAAATTCACTCATAAATTATTGACTTCAGTTGAAGATTATGTAAACGTTAGCGGTTCAGACTGGACTGTAGATAACGATAAAAATGAATTGATTAAGCAATTAATTCATAATTACAAAATCAAATACAATGATATTCAAGGGGTTAAAAACCGTGAGAAATTCGCAATTTCAATCGGAGACGAGCTTCCTGCAGGTATCATGAAGTTGGCTAAAGTTTATATTGCTAAAAAACGTAAACTGAATGTAGGGGATAAAATGGCAGGGCGTCACGGTAACAAAGGTATCGTTTCAAGAATCGTTCGTGAAGAAGATATGCCATTCCTTGAAGACGGAACACCGGTAGATATCGTATTGAATCCACTAGGGGTACCTTCTCGTATGAACATCGGTCAGATTTATGAAACAGTTCTTGGATGGGCTGGTAAAAAATTAGGATTGAAGTTCGCTACACCAATTTTTGACGGAGCAAGCTTAGATCAAATCACTGAATACACTGAAAAAGCAGGTCTTCCTAAATTTGGTAACACCTATCTTTATGATGGTGGTACCGGAGAAAGATTTACACAGCCGGCTACAGTAGGGGTAATCTATATGTTGAAACTAGGACACATGGTAGATGATAAGATGCACGCACGTTCTATCGGTCCTTACTCATTGATTACTCAGCAGCCGTTAGGAGGTAAAGCTCAGTTCGGAGGTCAGAGATTCGGAGAGATGGAGGTTTGGGCCCTTGAAGCATTCGGAGCATCTAACATCTTGAGAGAAATCTTAACTGTGAAGTCAGATGACGTGATTGGTAGAGCAAAAACTTATGAAGCAATTGCAAAAGGTGAGTCGATGCCTGAACCTGGTATTCCGGAATCATTCAACGTATTACTTCACGAGTTACAAGGTCTTGGACTTGATGTAAGACTAGAGGAATAA
- the rplJ gene encoding 50S ribosomal protein L10, whose amino-acid sequence MTKDQKVVAIQEIKDLLQDAKVVYVADLEGLNAAKSSDFRRQAFKQNIKVKVVKNTLLQKAMEQMEGVDYSEMFQSFKGNSAIMISETANAPAKLIQGFRKKEEKPALKSAFVQETFYVGDNNLDMLANIKSREEMIGEIIGLLQSPIQRVVSALQNKPETVEAKAEEAAPAVEETPAAEAPEAPAAESTDETPAAE is encoded by the coding sequence ATGACAAAAGACCAAAAAGTTGTAGCAATACAAGAGATCAAAGATTTGCTTCAGGATGCAAAAGTAGTTTACGTAGCAGATCTAGAAGGTTTGAACGCTGCAAAATCTTCTGACTTCAGAAGACAGGCTTTCAAGCAAAATATTAAAGTAAAAGTTGTAAAAAATACACTTTTACAAAAAGCAATGGAGCAAATGGAAGGAGTGGATTACTCTGAAATGTTCCAGTCTTTCAAAGGAAATTCAGCTATTATGATTTCTGAGACTGCAAACGCTCCTGCAAAATTAATCCAAGGGTTCAGAAAGAAAGAAGAAAAGCCAGCTTTGAAGTCTGCTTTTGTTCAGGAAACTTTCTACGTTGGTGACAACAACCTAGACATGTTGGCTAACATCAAGTCTAGAGAAGAAATGATCGGTGAAATCATCGGATTACTTCAGTCTCCAATTCAAAGAGTTGTTTCTGCTCTTCAAAACAAACCTGAAACTGTAGAAGCTAAAGCTGAAGAAGCTGCTCCTGCTGTTGAAGAAACTCCTGCTGCTGAGGCTCCGGAAGCTCCTGCTGCAGAAAGCACTGACGAAACGCCAGCTGCTGAATAA
- the rpoC gene encoding DNA-directed RNA polymerase subunit beta', protein MSNKNKSSRFNKITIGLASPESILQDSRGEVLKPETINYRTHKPERDGLFCEKIFGPVKDYECACGKYKRIRYKGIVCDRCGVEVTEKKVRRERIGHINLVVPIAHIWYFRSLPNKIGYLLGIPSKKLDMIIYYERYVVIQQGIAKKLDGSDFENMEFLTEEEYLDIMETLPVENQYLDDSDPNKFIAKMGAEAVEELLKRIDLDALSFDLRHKAHNEGSKQRRTEALKRLNVVEALRGANTRMINKPEWMIMRVLPVIPPELRPLVPLDGGRFATSDLNDLYRRVIIRNNRLKRLLEIKAPEVILRNEKRMLQESVDSLFDNTRKSSAVKSESNRPLKSLSDSLKGKQGRFRQNLLGKRVDYSARSVIVVGPNLQLHECGIPKDMAAELYKPFIIRKLIERGIVKTVKSAKRIIDRKEPVVYDILENVMKGHPVLLNRAPTLHRLGIQAFQPKMIEGKAIQLHPLVTTAFNADFDGDQMAVHLPLGPEAILEAQLLMLGSQNILNPANGSPITVPSQDMVLGLYFMTKQLDSTETMKVKGEGLAFYSPEEAEIAYAEGKVSLNAKVRCKLPVKENGEIVTRLIETTVGRILFNQIVPKQVGYINELLTKKSLRNVIGKILADTDFPTTVKFLDAMKDLGYSNAFKGGLSFSLGDIVVPVEKKQMIAQSIETVDEIRANYNMGLITDTERYNQVIDVWTNTNAGLTEMIMSRMKTDQGGFNSVYMMLDSGARGSKEQIRQLSGMRGLMAKPQKAGSTGAEIIENPILANFKEGLSILEYFISTHGARKGLADTALKTADAGYLTRRLVDVAQDVIVTEDDCGTLRGTEVTALKKNDEIVEKISERILGRVSLHNVYDPETDELIAEADQVITEALAKRIEEAGLEAVEVRSPLTCEAKKGICAKCYGRNLATGKMIHMGEAVGVIAAQSIGEPGTQLTLRTFHQGGTAGNVSENPSIVARRDGIVEMDEVRTITSEDENGNTSEVVVSRSTEFRLVADNESRTPLMVANVPYGSILAVKPGDKVKKGDVICTWDAYNAVIIAETSGKVEYEDIIQGISFQLEIDEATGFEEKVISESRNKKAVPTLKVVDSKGVEQKGYNLPVGAHLMVNDGEKIKAGKVLIKIPRKSAKAGDITGGLPRVTELFEARNPSNPAVVTEIDGVVSYGKIKRGNRELIVEAKTGERKIYLVKLSNQILVQENDFVRAGSPLSDGSITPEDILRIKGPTAVQEYLVNEIQEVYRLQGVKIDDKHFEIIVRQMMTKVSIVDGGDTQFLEGALEHKYDFLEENNRVFGLKVVVDAGDSKVFKPGQMITARELRDENSKLKREDQALVEVREALPATATPVLQGITRAALQTKSFMSAASFQETTKVLNEAAVAGKVDDLNGLKENVIVGHRIPAGTGLKEYQNVIVGSRKEFEDLN, encoded by the coding sequence ATGTCAAATAAAAATAAATCAAGTAGATTTAATAAAATAACCATCGGTTTAGCTTCACCGGAGTCTATCTTACAAGACTCAAGAGGAGAAGTTCTTAAGCCGGAAACTATTAACTACAGAACTCACAAGCCTGAAAGAGACGGTTTGTTCTGTGAAAAAATCTTCGGTCCTGTTAAGGATTACGAATGTGCTTGTGGTAAATACAAGAGAATTCGTTACAAAGGGATCGTTTGTGACCGTTGTGGAGTAGAAGTTACGGAGAAAAAAGTAAGAAGAGAGAGAATCGGGCACATCAACCTTGTAGTTCCAATCGCTCATATCTGGTATTTCCGTTCTTTACCGAACAAAATAGGTTACCTTTTAGGAATTCCTTCCAAGAAATTGGATATGATCATCTACTACGAAAGATATGTGGTGATTCAGCAAGGTATTGCTAAAAAATTAGACGGTTCCGACTTCGAAAACATGGAATTCTTAACTGAAGAAGAGTATCTGGATATCATGGAGACTCTTCCGGTAGAGAACCAATATCTTGACGATTCTGATCCTAACAAATTCATCGCTAAAATGGGTGCTGAAGCTGTTGAGGAATTATTGAAAAGAATCGATCTTGATGCATTGTCTTTCGATTTGAGACACAAAGCTCACAACGAAGGTTCAAAACAAAGAAGAACTGAAGCTCTGAAAAGATTGAACGTTGTAGAAGCATTAAGAGGAGCGAATACAAGAATGATCAACAAGCCTGAGTGGATGATCATGCGTGTGCTTCCAGTTATCCCACCGGAACTAAGACCATTGGTTCCATTGGATGGAGGACGTTTCGCAACTTCTGACTTAAATGACCTTTACAGAAGAGTTATCATCAGAAATAACCGTTTGAAGAGATTATTGGAGATCAAAGCTCCTGAAGTAATCTTAAGAAACGAGAAGCGTATGCTTCAGGAATCAGTAGATTCATTATTCGATAACACAAGAAAATCTTCTGCAGTAAAATCTGAATCAAACAGACCATTGAAATCACTTTCTGATTCATTGAAAGGTAAGCAAGGTCGTTTCCGTCAGAACTTACTAGGGAAAAGGGTAGACTACTCTGCGCGTTCGGTAATTGTTGTAGGTCCGAACTTACAACTTCACGAATGTGGTATTCCTAAAGATATGGCTGCAGAACTTTACAAACCGTTCATCATTAGAAAACTAATCGAGAGAGGTATTGTAAAAACAGTAAAATCTGCAAAGAGAATTATTGACAGAAAAGAGCCGGTAGTTTATGATATTCTTGAAAACGTGATGAAAGGTCACCCTGTACTATTGAACAGGGCACCTACGCTTCACAGATTGGGTATTCAGGCTTTCCAACCTAAGATGATCGAAGGTAAGGCAATCCAGCTACACCCGTTAGTAACTACGGCCTTCAACGCCGATTTCGACGGTGACCAGATGGCGGTACACTTACCGTTAGGTCCTGAAGCGATCCTTGAAGCTCAGTTATTGATGTTAGGTTCTCAAAACATCCTGAACCCGGCAAACGGTTCTCCAATTACCGTACCTTCTCAGGACATGGTTCTTGGTCTTTACTTCATGACAAAACAGTTGGATTCAACTGAGACTATGAAAGTAAAAGGTGAAGGTCTTGCATTCTATTCTCCTGAGGAAGCGGAAATCGCTTATGCAGAAGGAAAAGTTTCTCTAAATGCTAAGGTAAGATGTAAATTACCTGTTAAGGAAAACGGAGAAATCGTAACAAGACTGATCGAAACCACTGTAGGTAGAATCTTATTCAACCAGATTGTACCAAAACAAGTAGGATATATCAATGAGCTTCTTACTAAGAAATCATTAAGAAACGTTATCGGTAAGATCCTTGCTGATACAGATTTCCCTACAACTGTGAAGTTCCTTGATGCAATGAAAGACTTAGGATATTCAAATGCATTTAAAGGAGGTCTTTCTTTCTCATTAGGAGACATCGTGGTTCCTGTTGAGAAAAAACAGATGATTGCACAATCAATTGAAACTGTGGACGAAATTAGAGCCAACTATAACATGGGTCTAATTACAGATACAGAACGTTATAACCAGGTAATCGACGTTTGGACGAACACCAACGCAGGATTAACTGAAATGATCATGAGCAGAATGAAAACTGACCAAGGTGGTTTCAACTCTGTATACATGATGCTTGACTCTGGAGCGAGGGGTTCTAAGGAACAGATCCGTCAGTTATCAGGGATGAGAGGTTTGATGGCGAAACCGCAAAAAGCCGGTTCTACCGGAGCGGAGATCATCGAAAACCCGATTCTTGCTAACTTTAAAGAAGGTCTTTCGATTCTAGAGTACTTTATCTCTACCCACGGTGCCCGTAAAGGTCTTGCAGATACCGCTCTTAAGACTGCTGATGCAGGTTACTTAACGAGAAGATTGGTAGACGTTGCACAGGACGTTATCGTTACAGAAGACGACTGTGGAACTTTAAGAGGTACAGAAGTTACTGCACTTAAGAAAAATGACGAGATCGTTGAAAAAATCTCTGAAAGAATCTTAGGTAGAGTTTCTTTACATAATGTTTACGATCCTGAAACAGATGAATTAATTGCTGAAGCTGACCAGGTAATTACTGAGGCATTAGCTAAGAGAATTGAGGAAGCTGGATTAGAAGCTGTTGAAGTTCGTTCACCATTAACTTGTGAAGCTAAGAAAGGTATCTGTGCGAAATGCTACGGTAGAAACTTGGCTACAGGTAAAATGATTCATATGGGTGAAGCGGTAGGTGTAATTGCAGCACAATCAATTGGGGAGCCGGGAACTCAGCTTACGTTGAGAACTTTCCACCAAGGGGGTACTGCAGGAAACGTATCAGAAAACCCATCAATCGTTGCAAGAAGAGATGGTATCGTTGAAATGGATGAAGTAAGAACAATTACTTCTGAAGATGAAAACGGTAATACATCAGAAGTTGTAGTTTCTCGTTCAACAGAATTCAGATTAGTTGCTGATAATGAGTCCAGAACTCCATTAATGGTAGCTAACGTACCTTACGGTTCAATATTGGCTGTAAAACCGGGTGATAAAGTGAAAAAAGGTGATGTAATCTGTACATGGGATGCCTATAACGCGGTAATCATTGCTGAAACATCTGGTAAGGTTGAATACGAGGATATCATCCAGGGTATTTCATTCCAGTTGGAGATTGACGAAGCAACAGGATTTGAAGAGAAAGTAATCTCTGAATCTAGAAATAAGAAAGCGGTACCTACGTTAAAAGTAGTAGATTCTAAAGGTGTTGAACAAAAAGGTTACAACTTACCGGTAGGAGCTCACTTAATGGTTAACGATGGTGAAAAAATTAAGGCTGGTAAAGTCTTGATTAAGATCCCTAGAAAATCTGCAAAAGCAGGGGATATCACCGGAGGTCTTCCGAGAGTTACTGAATTATTCGAAGCAAGAAACCCTTCAAACCCAGCGGTAGTAACAGAAATCGATGGGGTAGTTTCTTACGGAAAAATCAAGAGAGGTAACCGTGAATTGATTGTTGAGGCTAAAACTGGAGAGAGAAAAATTTATTTAGTTAAATTATCAAACCAGATCTTAGTACAGGAGAATGACTTCGTAAGAGCAGGTTCTCCATTGTCTGACGGTTCTATCACACCTGAAGATATCCTAAGAATTAAAGGTCCAACTGCAGTTCAGGAATATCTGGTAAATGAAATTCAGGAAGTTTACCGTTTACAAGGGGTAAAAATCGACGACAAGCACTTCGAAATTATCGTAAGACAGATGATGACGAAAGTATCTATCGTGGATGGAGGTGATACTCAGTTCCTTGAAGGAGCTCTTGAGCATAAATATGACTTCTTGGAAGAAAATAACAGAGTATTCGGTCTTAAAGTAGTTGTTGATGCTGGTGATTCTAAAGTATTCAAACCAGGTCAGATGATTACAGCGAGAGAATTAAGAGACGAAAACTCTAAATTGAAGCGTGAAGATCAGGCTTTAGTTGAAGTAAGAGAAGCTTTACCGGCTACAGCAACACCTGTATTGCAAGGTATTACAAGAGCAGCTCTTCAGACTAAATCGTTCATGTCTGCAGCATCGTTCCAGGAAACAACTAAGGTTCTTAACGAAGCAGCAGTTGCTGGTAAGGTAGACGATCTTAACGGTCTTAAAGAAAATGTAATTGTAGGACACAGAATCCCTGCAGGTACGGGTCTTAAAGAATACCAAAATGTAATTGTAGGTTCTAGAAAAGAATTCGAAGACCTTAACTAA
- the rplL gene encoding 50S ribosomal protein L7/L12: MSDLKNLAETLVNLTVKDVNELAAILKDEYGIEPAAAAVVVAAGGAGEAAEEKTEFDVILKSAGASKLAIVKLVKDLTGAGLKEAKDIVDGAPAPIKTGVSKDEAEALKKQLEEAGAEVELK, from the coding sequence ATGTCAGATTTAAAAAATTTAGCTGAAACGCTAGTAAACTTAACAGTAAAAGACGTAAACGAATTAGCTGCTATCCTTAAGGATGAGTACGGAATTGAGCCAGCTGCTGCTGCTGTAGTAGTTGCTGCAGGTGGTGCAGGTGAAGCTGCTGAAGAAAAAACAGAATTCGACGTAATTCTTAAGTCTGCAGGTGCTTCTAAATTAGCTATCGTTAAATTAGTAAAAGATTTAACTGGTGCTGGTCTTAAAGAAGCTAAAGATATCGTAGACGGTGCTCCAGCTCCAATCAAAACTGGTGTATCTAAAGACGAAGCTGAAGCTCTTAAGAAGCAATTAGAAGAAGCTGGTGCTGAAGTAGAATTGAAATAA
- the rplK gene encoding 50S ribosomal protein L11: MAKKVFKMVKLQVKGGAANPSPPVGPALGSAGVNIMEFCKQFNGRTQDKPGQVLPVVITVYEDKSFEFVIKTPPAAIQLMDAAKIKGGSGEPNRNKVGSVSWDQVKKIAEDKMADLNCFTMDSAVSMVAGTARSMGLRVTGTKPTFNA; this comes from the coding sequence ATGGCTAAAAAAGTCTTTAAAATGGTAAAGCTTCAGGTGAAAGGTGGCGCAGCTAACCCTTCTCCACCAGTAGGTCCAGCATTGGGTTCTGCGGGTGTGAACATCATGGAGTTTTGTAAGCAATTTAACGGAAGAACTCAAGATAAGCCAGGACAAGTTTTACCTGTAGTAATTACAGTATACGAAGACAAATCTTTTGAATTCGTTATCAAAACTCCTCCTGCAGCAATCCAGTTAATGGATGCGGCTAAAATCAAGGGTGGTTCTGGAGAACCAAACAGAAACAAAGTAGGTTCTGTATCTTGGGATCAAGTGAAAAAAATCGCTGAAGATAAAATGGCGGACCTTAACTGCTTTACAATGGATTCAGCTGTTTCTATGGTTGCAGGTACTGCAAGATCTATGGGATTAAGAGTAACAGGAACTAAACCAACTTTTAACGCTTAA
- the rplA gene encoding 50S ribosomal protein L1, with protein MAKLTKKQKEALSKVEKGRIYNLEEGSALVKEVNTAKFDASVDIAVRLGVDPRKANQMVRGVVSLPHGTGKDVKVLALVTPDKEAEAKEAGADYVGLDEYLQKIKEGWTDVDVIVTMPAVMGKLGPLGRVLGPRGLMPNPKSGTVTMEIGKAVTEVKAGKIDFKVDKYGIIHAGIGKVSFDAAKIKENAQELISTLIKMKPTAAKGTYVKSIYLSSTMSPGIAIDTKSVN; from the coding sequence ATGGCAAAATTAACAAAAAAGCAAAAGGAAGCTTTAAGCAAAGTAGAAAAAGGAAGAATCTATAACCTTGAAGAAGGTTCAGCTCTTGTAAAAGAAGTAAACACTGCAAAGTTTGATGCTTCTGTAGACATCGCTGTAAGATTAGGGGTAGATCCAAGAAAAGCTAACCAAATGGTAAGAGGTGTTGTATCTCTTCCTCACGGAACTGGTAAAGATGTTAAAGTTTTGGCTTTAGTAACTCCAGATAAAGAAGCAGAAGCTAAAGAAGCTGGTGCTGACTATGTAGGTCTTGATGAATATTTACAAAAAATCAAAGAAGGTTGGACGGATGTTGACGTTATCGTTACGATGCCAGCTGTAATGGGTAAATTAGGACCATTGGGTAGAGTATTAGGACCAAGAGGTTTAATGCCAAACCCTAAATCAGGAACTGTAACTATGGAAATTGGTAAAGCAGTAACTGAAGTAAAAGCAGGTAAAATTGACTTCAAAGTTGATAAATACGGTATTATCCACGCTGGTATTGGTAAAGTATCTTTCGATGCTGCTAAAATCAAGGAAAATGCTCAGGAATTGATCTCTACTTTGATTAAAATGAAACCAACTGCTGCTAAAGGAACTTATGTGAAGTCTATCTATTTGTCTTCTACAATGAGTCCGGGTATTGCAATTGATACTAAATCTGTTAACTAA